The Thermotoga sp. nucleotide sequence GAAAGGAGCAACTGTTGAGGAAGTTTTGAAAGAGCTCGACGAAAGGATGAAGAACAAGGATTTCAAGGCGATTTTCTATGTCTCGGATTTCAACTACCTTGTCAAGGGTGGAAGGGTGACAAAATTTCAGGGGTTTGTGGGAAATCTCCTCAAAATAAGGGTGTGTGTACATATAGAGAATGGAGAGCTGATACCCTACAGGAAGGTCAGGGGAGACAAAAGGGCAATTGAGGCTCTCATAGATAAACTGCGTGAAGATACACCGGAGGGTTCCAGACTCAGAGTGATAGGAGTTCATTCGGACTGTGAGGTGGGTGTTGTAGAACTTCTGAACACACTCAGGAAGAGCTATGAGATTGTCGATGAGATAATCTCACCTATGGGAAAGATCATCACGACTCATGTGGGACCCGGGACGGTTGGCTTTGGAATCGAGGTTTTAGAACGAAGAAGATAAAAACGCCAATGAACACCAGAATGTCCCCCACGCTTATAACGAACTTTCTCTCCCACGGAAAATAGACGGGAATGTAATCTGCCAACATAGTTTTCCAGGAGAATTTGGTGAACGTGCTGTGCTTGAAATCCAGGCCGAGGTTGAGGAGTCTGAGTGTTGG carries:
- a CDS encoding DegV family protein is translated as MKVKILVDSTADVPFSWMEKYDMDSIPLYVVWEDGTTEPDERTPEEIQSFYRRIKEAISVPRTSQPSVEDFKKRYLEYKEKGYDEVLVFTISSKLSGTYNSAVLASKEVDIPVRVVDTQLASGVVPLPARVAREMLEKGATVEEVLKELDERMKNKDFKAIFYVSDFNYLVKGGRVTKFQGFVGNLLKIRVCVHIENGELIPYRKVRGDKRAIEALIDKLREDTPEGSRLRVIGVHSDCEVGVVELLNTLRKSYEIVDEIISPMGKIITTHVGPGTVGFGIEVLERRR